The DNA sequence CTGGAACAACTATCAATCTCTCCTCTAAGCTGGCTGGCTAACATCAGGGATTCTAGACGGTACATCACAGATGGTAGCAAGTAAAATGATCTTAAAACTTCTCTGGAGAGATCAATTCTGATCAAAAGCTCTGGTGGCATATGAACATGTATGTGTGGCTTTTTGATAAGCACACCAGCTTCCAATGTATTGCCGTTAGTGCCTGCTCAGTTGCGAGAAAATATCAGAAACTgaccatacaaaaagtgccacaGCATTGCTAGATCGGATGCAACAGATCTATTGAAGCAACTTCAAACAGAAATCCATGTGATCTTTCTACTATGCCAACTTGTCTAACTTACCCAACCAGGGGAAAAAACCCCTCATAAGGTAGTAACTTGTGTGTAATTTAGGTATGCTGATACATGCTATTGGATTATCAAATCTCAAGCAAGCAAAGTAGCAGACCTTCATCACCAAAGTTCACAAGAAGGTTGTGTGGGTTATGACTTTGCTTTAACTGCAACAAAGGCTGTCCTGGGTACATCAGCGTGATCCCATACCTGATCAGGACAAGTGTTATCTATGGAAACTATATACAGTGGGGAAAAAGTGCAATCATCACAGAACGTCATCCAGGGTGGTGAATAACCTACTTTTTGTCGAAGTACTCGGCAAAACTTGTATATTCTGATGGGGCAGTGTCAGTGCTTCCATCAAATGGACTCTCAGCAGAAGTATTACTCATAATCTTAACAACAGAGTAGATCTTTCCGGTGTGAATTGCCAGAACTACAATATCTTTAAGATTGTTTATGTCAACCAAATTGTCAGCCAAATGTATAAAATCAGCACTGTTGCATTTTGTCTCAAGAAAACCGTCTATACAAGGTGCTGAATTTCCTGTCTCGCCATTAAAACGCTCAGTACCTAACAATGCACCTTTCTTCAAAATTTCAACTGCAGAAACACAAGAGTTTATCCCCATCCAATTTATTCGGTAAGGCTCAGGGCTTGAAGTGTTTTCCAGAGGTAAAAGTAAATACATATTTGATGTGTTCCATAgtgattttgtttctttctgAAGTAAAAATTCTCTCGGTGCTCCAGCTGATTTTGATCTAAAAAAAAGCCTTCCAAACAAaccattaaagaaaaattcttgaaAGAGCTTTGCTTTCATCATCTGggaaggaaaaaagggaaatgGCGTTAGAAGTATTTcccagaaaaagaagaagacaatgCATAGATTATCAAGCTAATGCCCGCACCTGTTCTGGTTCCAAACGCACTTGCCCACAGAAAGATACAGAAGACTTTACCATCTTTGAGACCAAGTAAAGTTCCAACTCGATATTTCccacatcatcatcaagctttgTCTCAATCAAAAGAACAAATCCAGAATACAGCTCCCAAGGAATATTACAGCAAAAGTCAAATTTATAGACCTGAAAAATGGCTTCATCTTTTTCTCCCCAAGTTCCAGATAGTGCACGAATGAAAGTTGTTCCATGTAACTCCTTTCTCTTTGTTGTTCCTTCAAAcaccaaaacaaagaaaaaaggaaaataaaatgagaaaaacaaaATGACTCGGtatattttgatagaaaaacAAAGTTCACAATAAAATAGTGGGTCTACTTTACTGTTCTCTATGCATTCTAGTTTGAGCggattcaaatacaaatacatgTCTTTCAAGATTATAAACTACCGCACGGTACCCTTGAAACCATGGAATAACAGAATCTTTTGACCAATATACCTAACAACCAAAAAATATTTGGTCAATAATTTCATGCACATACCTGCACCTGAggtggattctttgctttgtacAATTATATCTTGTTCTGAAGGTAGTTCAATGGATGGGAGAAGATGATCATCCAAAGCACCCATTTGATGCAGCTTCTTACATGCTTCCAAGCATACAAGCTGCTTAGCTAAATGAGAATTCCGACTTACGGGACCAACTATGGTTTGAAAAGCCGCATTAGGAGGTAATATCATTTTACACTCATAAGACCCTCCGAGATAGGAAAACTGAAAAGTTGGCTTTGGGACAAAGTACCTAGGCGATACAGTAACCAATTACTGActgaatatgaaataaaatgatcCAATGAATCAgtgcattaaattattttaaatatcacATTACTTCATTAgagaattaaaatgaaagaaattataTTGAAATTGTTTAAAACATTTCCATACTTGTCACCAGGAAGCTTTTCACAATATCGATGAATGAGACTGACACTAGAATCTGCAGTAACCGAGGCCCCAGTCGCATCCACATAATAAGCATCTGTGTCCTTGATAGTACATGCTTTCAGAATGAATGCATCCGGGTCTCTATTTATGGCTGCATCTGTCATTGAACGCTCACTCCTGATTATGTCAAACAGTTGATCTCTTTGTTTCGCATTTCCCCTTTACACATACGAGTAGTTAGCACAATGATATAtctaagaaaacaaaataaaaaagacaaaatctTCAAAGTTTGAAGACAATATGTAAAGCAGAGAAGGCCTCACCTCTCCAGCATCACAATAAATTGAGAGTTATTCTGTCGAGCTCGTCCCCGAGATTGAACATAACTACGAACTGTCTTGGGCAGGTCAAAACGTATCACACAGGAGCAATTTGGTACATGAATTCCCTCCTCGACTACATCAGTAGCAAATAATAAATTGACCTACATAGAAGGGTTAGCTCATTTAAAATTGGGTGATTGAATAACAACCCTAAAAAAAGTCAAATCCTATGATGCAAAAGTTTAGACACCTTTCCGGAACGAAATGACTCCAATGTCTCCTTTTGCATTTTTGGCGGCAGCGAGTCGGCTGATGTACTACTCCCAGTCAAATACGAAACCGTGAAATGAGATAAAGAGCTAACTTTCTTCACAAATCTCTCAATTACCTTAGCTGTAACAATTCTTTCTACAAAAATCAGGCAAAGCACTTGACCAGCTCCTCTGTAACCACAAAATGTGATGGTAAATTACACAATGCTATAAATAAGAATCGCAAGTTAAGTAGTTATATTACCTAAGTGATTGGAAAATTAGAATAAGTTCATATAATTTAGGAGACACATAGCCCAAATCTACTGCCTTCGAATAATTAGAGCCTGAACCCAGAAGATTTTCATCGCCTGAAGAGAAAGAACTAATGTCAAATATCTTATTCAAAACAAAGAACACAAATCAATCTTTTGATATAAAAAACATAAGTGCTAagggaaaaaaacaaatcaacaagaaaataatgacATAATACAACGTGTAAGTGACTCCATAGATACCAAACTAGGTCTATCTAATCATTATTGAACAGGAGGTTCTCTTTTAGGAAACCAAGGAAATAACATGTAGTGTATATAAAAGCCAATGATAGTGTACACTGTCTTAATACTCCAACGaggtttttactttttttatataggtagtTTAATAATCCATAACTCACCAGCTTTTACCACAAAAATTTGAGTAAGGAAATCCTACTACAGAATGTTATCAATTTATATCACATAACAATAAACTGTTAAAACTTATGGGTCGTGGAACTTGATGAAAACAAGTATACTTGTGGCAGAGCAACAAcatcagaaatatttttttttgatagataacATCAGAAATATTGAAGGTACAGAAAATGTGATATGGACATGATATATCACAACCACAAATacacaacaaagaaacaaaagttTTTGCAGCAGGGTTGTAAGAAAAACCAGATTAAGCTTATGGTACCCTTTAACCCTGGATTAGgggttataaaaaaagaaaaagaagaagaagaagaagaagaagaagaaagctcCCAGATGGAATACCTAGTGGGAAATAttctccaattatatgcaagaCTGCATCAAGAAAATATCTGTACTGCAACGAACTTTCTCCATGAACTTCACACTCTTCTTTGGTGTTGGGAACTTTCTCTAGACAGACTTTTACAGCCTAAATAACAAATGAGATAATATATAAAACGTAAAATTAGAGGCAAAAGATAGTTCCATGAACAATAACCAACTTGAACTCTAAGTGACCTTTTGCCTGCACTCCTATAGaaagtttaaataatataatatacaaagaACCAACATTTTGACAATAGTgtagatgtggttttggggagaaatgGTGTATGTGGATCAGATGGTGTATTTCAATGGCAAAATTCTCAGTTTTGATCAATGGCAGCCTGGGGGGTTTCTTCACTAGTTCCCAAGGTTTACGACAAGCAGATCCTTTATCCCCACCTCTCTTTGTTATTATCATGGAGGCCCTAAGTAGGATGTTAACGGCTCTGGTGACTAATGGCTTTATGAGTGGTTTTCCAGTGGGTGACGTGAACAATGGCCATATCTCTATATCTCACttgctttttgcagatgacacgtTAATTTTCTGCGAGGCAGAGAATGAACATCTTAGGGCATTGAAGGCCCTTCTTTTATGCTTCAAATCTGCTTCAGGTCTGAgagtgaattttgataaatcagaaTTAGTGCCAGTCGGGAGAGTCAGTGATACTCAGCAGTTGGCTAGCAAACTTGGTTGTAAGGTTGCTTCTCTCCCCATGACTTATCTAGTATTACCATTGGGAGCTACCTCACGATTCTTACCCATTTGGGACTCAGTCATTGAGAAAGTAGAAAGAAGACTGGCAGGGTGGACGAGACTTTAGTTGTCGAAAGGCGGTCGTGTGACTCTTATTAAAAGTACTCTCTCCAACTTACCAAtctattttttgtctttatcCCCTATTCCAGCGTCTATGGCGGCACACATCGAAAAACTTTATAAAGACTTCTTATGGAGTGGGATGGGGGAGGAATTTAAGTTTCACCTAGTCCAGTGGGATAAAGTGTGCAGACCACTCCAGGTGGGTTGGGGATAAAGAATCTAAGAACGTTTAACCGGACACTTCTTGGAAAATAGCGTTGGAGATACAATATGGTACCAGAAGCACTATGGAAACTAGTAGTTGATTGCAGGCATGGCAGAACATGGGGGCAATGGTGTACCAGAGAGGGGACTGAGCCTCATGGGGTGGGACTTTGGAAACACATTAGACAAGGATGGGGAGTGTTTGCAAATCATACTTGATTCTTGGTGGGGGATGGGACTTGTATAAATTTCTGGAGGgatatttggtgtggggaggagGCATTGAAGGTGGCTTTTCCAGCTGTGTTCCGAGTGGCTTGTGAGCCAAATGCTTCGGTGGCGAACCTTTTAATTCGGTCAGGGGACCAAGTCCATTGGAACATTATTTTTAGTAGAGCagctcaagattgggaagttgTTTGTTTTGAGGTTTTTTTCAGCCTACTTTACTCTTGGAAACTAAATGGCTTGCGGGAAGATAAATTGTGATGGACACCTGTGAGTAAAGGAATCTTCTCGGTAAGCTCTTTCTATAAGATTCTTATAGCCACACCAAACTCTCACTTcccttgaaaaaaattatggaggAATAAGGCGCCTCCCAAAGCACTTTTTTTCACCTGGACAGCAGCCTTGGGTAAGATTCTGACTACCGACAACCTCTGGAAGTGTCGGATAATTATTGCGGACTGGTGTTACATGTGTAGGAAAGCTGGTGAGTCAGTGGAACATCTCTTGTtacattgtgagacagctaGAGCGTTGTGGTGTGAAGTGTTCAACAGAATTGGATTAAACTGGTGATGCATGCTACGATAGTTGACGTTTTGGCTTGTTGGGGGATACCGGGAGGACTCCCACATATTAAAGCAATGTGGAAGATGGCTCCTATCTGCatcatgtggtgcatttggcgaGAGCGCAATGAAAGGACCTTCGAAGATAAGGAGAGGACACTAGAGGAGCTTCGCTCCCTTTTTTTCACTACTTTACTTCTTTGGGCCATTTCGTTAGACTTTAATGGCCAAAATGTACACgattttcttccttcttctttagtgaactagataggtcttatctcttgtattaCATCTTGTATaattgggctttgcctattcttattaatattactgtttacctatcaaaaaataaataaataaataaataagactaGAACCAAATGACATGACACAAAGCCCAGTAACTCCATACAACAACAGTAATAATTCATTAAATGCTAGCATGTTTGCCTACTAGGAGAGCTTGAGTTTCAAAACTTTGGAGGAAACCTAAGTGCAAGGGTATTCCGAAAGatcatgaacatttcttttccaACCCTCTTTGCTCATTGATACATTTTTAGAGTCTTATCATACCTCATAAGCACAAAGGAGTCCGAGATcatcaagacaatacaaaatCTTTGAATGGGCATTGGACAACCGCTTTTGCAGCATCTTATGTTTTTCATCCATGTCTTTGTATCTACTTTGCAAGGACTGTTGCAACTCTGTCAAGGAAGCATCATGCTGTCAACAAATATACTCTTTTATTAGTATCTTGACAAGTTTAGTGCCTAAAAGCTAAAAGCTAAGAATGAATGAGATGTTTTTCTGTGGgttaacatgcatgcatataaatGCAAAAATACCTTGGACCACAAGGCTTCTATTATCGCTTTTAAAACTGGACTGGGCATCTGTGCTTTATCATAAAATCTACAAGTTTCTTTTGCAGATGGGACATATACTTCCATTTCTGTCCTGTCTTCAACAGTATAAATCTAGACCAGAAAGCATCAATATTCTAAGTTTAACCCATGATAAGTGCAGAACAATCACTATTGAGAATGTAAGTACCTGGGAATCCAACATCATTTCGAGTTCTGATATTTGATCCTCACAGTCCGCCGTAGAAGAGACACCTGATATGCAATAATACAATAACCGATCTCATGACCGGACACTAATAGTGAACACTTCGCAATGAACGGCCAAAACTTTTGGATTGTATTTCTTACACACCAGCATAGATATAAGAAAGTAACATATTATTAAACTCACAACAGATGTGAAAGATCTAAAATATGCAAACTATCCAACTGCTGACAAAAGATATATACAATGAATAGAAAGCAATGCGGAGAAACTGAGAAATTGTTAAGCTAATTAGCTTTCAAGTGACAATAACGTCAAAGAGATGCACAGTATCAAGGAAGTCAAATAATATAGAGAAACTGCACCTACCTACATTGTCAAATGACATAGAAGTAGACAAGATCATAATATTTTACCTTTTCTAACTACAGGGGATGCCGTCATACCAAAAATCTTTGGCTTTCCATTAGATTTGTGGTAAAATTCCTTCAGCAAAACAAAAGATTCATTGAGGTgtttcttaattataaaataaaaaatgaaacgtCTGCTTAAGATAGTTCACAACAACAATCCGGATAATAAAAGATATTGACCttcattatttttgtataaggATGGTTACCAGTAGCACGATGACATTCATCAATGATCATCAAGCACACCGTTTCTAGACTCAAGAATGCCTTTCTTAAGACATCCAGAAAAACCTGGGGTGTCATAACTAGTACCTATAAGATAAACAAAGGATATGCATAAACATGACACGGTAAATGTttaattgagaataaaattgtAAGTCTAggagttaaataaaatttacagaCGTGTAGCATGATTCAAGTAAGATCGAATCTTTCAAGAATTTTGGCTTGCTAAATATATTTTGGCAAACAGAAAGACCAAAGTTCACAAGACATTCAATTTACTGATTTCTCATGAGTAAATAGTAAATATTGAATAACTTGTGGTAAATGGCAGAGCATCTTAAgcacaaaaagaaagaacaattaaagaaaattaaaaccgAGAAGCTCAAACTGAGATTTCAACTTAAGGCGTAGTGATAAGAACTGCCCGGAGAGAACGAAAATTAGTATTTCAATTTACAGGTAATCAATATTATACTGTGAGCTGTTCAAGAAGCAAACTTACATCCTGCTTAATGATTTCCTTCTCCCAGGACTTTAAACTCCATTCGTCAACCCCCTTGGCTCCATAGTAGTCTCCCACTTCCAAATttgtatgtattttaatatacTCAAATTGCTGCAGACGCAAAACCCACATTTTTCAGATGTGAATGAAACAATCAGCCAGATTGCATGTGGATTCCCTAGGTTAGCAATAaaattctttctttaattttaacatgagagagagagaataattaataaatctccatcatatgaaaatatgaaatatacCCGGAGGGAAACAAACCAAAGGGAACTAGATTAAAATAGCATGCCTGATTAACAAGATGAACGGTGGGAGCCAAGAAAATAATCAACTTTTTATTGCCACTAGACTTGATGGCTTGAGCAATGTCTTTGATAAGCATCACGGCTATCAAGGTCTTGCCAGCGCCTGTCTCCAGCACTGCTATTGTGTTCCTCCTCATTGCAACTTCAAACATCTTCGATTGGTAACTATAAAACATATGCGGTCCTCAAAATTATGGGTCCGAGTTTTTTTTattcacccaaaaaataaaggaaaagaacaaCAGAAACCTTCTGGGTTTATAGCATTCGGAAGAAAAGGATGATTCTTGAAGAGAAAGATCATCATCAAGAGCATTAGAATCCCTGGTTTCATTCATGTTACTGAAACTCCGCCCAATATGATTATGGGTCTGAATCTGCCGCTTTATCAATGCATGTCGACAATCCACTGCTAATAATATTGATCAAA is a window from the Carya illinoinensis cultivar Pawnee chromosome 14, C.illinoinensisPawnee_v1, whole genome shotgun sequence genome containing:
- the LOC122294088 gene encoding endoribonuclease Dicer homolog 3a isoform X3, whose amino-acid sequence is MDEKHKMLQKRLSNAHSKILYCLDDLGLLCAYEAVKVCLEKVPNTKEECEVHGESSLQYRYFLDAVLHIIGEYFPLGDENLLGSGSNYSKAVDLGYVSPKLYELILIFQSLRGAGQVLCLIFVERIVTAKVIERFVKKVSSLSHFTVSYLTGSSTSADSLPPKMQKETLESFRSGKVNLLFATDVVEEGIHVPNCSCVIRFDLPKTVRSYVQSRGRARQNNSQFIVMLERGNAKQRDQLFDIIRSERSMTDAAINRDPDAFILKACTIKDTDAYYVDATGASVTADSSVSLIHRYCEKLPGDKYFVPKPTFQFSYLGGSYECKMILPPNAAFQTIVGPVSRNSHLAKQLVCLEACKKLHQMGALDDHLLPSIELPSEQDIIVQSKESTSGAGTTKRKELHGTTFIRALSGTWGEKDEAIFQVYKFDFCCNIPWELYSGFVLLIETKLDDDVGNIELELYLVSKMVKSSVSFCGQVRLEPEQMMKAKLFQEFFFNGLFGRLFFRSKSAGAPREFLLQKETKSLWNTSNMYLLLPLENTSSPEPYRINWMGINSCVSAVEILKKGALLGTERFNGETGNSAPCIDGFLETKCNSADFIHLADNLVDINNLKDIVVLAIHTGKIYSVVKIMSNTSAESPFDGSTDTAPSEYTSFAEYFDKKYGITLMYPGQPLLQLKQSHNPHNLLVNFGDEGTNGNTLEAGVLIKKPHIHVHMPPELLIRIDLSREVLRSFYLLPSVMYRLESLMLASQLRGEIDSCSSNFHISSTLILEALTTLRCCENFSMERLELLGDSVLKYAVSCYLFLNYPEKHEGQLTARRSWAVCNATLHKLGTAHKLQGYIRDSAFDPRRWVAPGQCSLRPVPCKCGVDTLEVPLDGKFQTKDPKIVVGKCCDRGHRWMGSKTIADCVEALIGAYYFGGGLVAAVHIMKWLGIDAELDPSLVAQAITTASLRSYVPKTNEIATLESKLQYKFSVKGLLQEAITHATEQEQGVSYCYQRLEFLGDSVLDLLITWHLFLSHPDIDPGELTDLRSASVNNENFAQVAVRRNLQQHLQHHSGSLLSQITEYVKFISEPHTSRSLQGTKGPKALGDMVESIAGAILIDTNLNIDEVWRIYEPLLSPIVTPDKLELPPLRKLNELCDSLGYFIKEKCIKKGDMVHAELSLQLKDALLIGRGCERGRKAAKGEAACQLLKELENRGISCSRSASQKRKLDSEHHSDSSAFDMDIDVDNQISVKNSSEPNKRHKINEVQLPVESNRVSSPFNNCSEKACIPNNGTPVIASIKTKKGGPRTSLYELCKKVQWPMPTFETTESKSRTPIELGEGSEKRTGFSSFVSRIDLHIPGFGSIECTGDARADKKSSLDSVALVTLYELQRRGKVIIGGS
- the LOC122294088 gene encoding endoribonuclease Dicer homolog 3a isoform X2 encodes the protein MNVIVLLEFYHKSNGKPKIFGMTASPVVRKGVSSTADCEDQISELEMMLDSQIYTVEDRTEMEVYVPSAKETCRFYDKAQMPSPVLKAIIEALWSKHDASLTELQQSLQSRYKDMDEKHKMLQKRLSNAHSKILYCLDDLGLLCAYEAVKVCLEKVPNTKEECEVHGESSLQYRYFLDAVLHIIGEYFPLGDENLLGSGSNYSKAVDLGYVSPKLYELILIFQSLRGAGQVLCLIFVERIVTAKVIERFVKKVSSLSHFTVSYLTGSSTSADSLPPKMQKETLESFRSGKVNLLFATDVVEEGIHVPNCSCVIRFDLPKTVRSYVQSRGRARQNNSQFIVMLERGNAKQRDQLFDIIRSERSMTDAAINRDPDAFILKACTIKDTDAYYVDATGASVTADSSVSLIHRYCEKLPGDKYFVPKPTFQFSYLGGSYECKMILPPNAAFQTIVGPVSRNSHLAKQLVCLEACKKLHQMGALDDHLLPSIELPSEQDIIVQSKESTSGAGTTKRKELHGTTFIRALSGTWGEKDEAIFQVYKFDFCCNIPWELYSGFVLLIETKLDDDVGNIELELYLVSKMVKSSVSFCGQVRLEPEQMMKAKLFQEFFFNGLFGRLFFRSKSAGAPREFLLQKETKSLWNTSNMYLLLPLENTSSPEPYRINWMGINSCVSAVEILKKGALLGTERFNGETGNSAPCIDGFLETKCNSADFIHLADNLVDINNLKDIVVLAIHTGKIYSVVKIMSNTSAESPFDGSTDTAPSEYTSFAEYFDKKYGITLMYPGQPLLQLKQSHNPHNLLVNFGDEGTNGNTLEAGVLIKKPHIHVHMPPELLIRIDLSREVLRSFYLLPSVMYRLESLMLASQLRGEIDSCSSNFHISSTLILEALTTLRCCENFSMERLELLGDSVLKYAVSCYLFLNYPEKHEGQLTARRSWAVCNATLHKLGTAHKLQGYIRDSAFDPRRWVAPGQCSLRPVPCKCGVDTLEVPLDGKFQTKDPKIVVGKCCDRGHRWMGSKTIADCVEALIGAYYFGGGLVAAVHIMKWLGIDAELDPSLVAQAITTASLRSYVPKTNEIATLESKLQYKFSVKGLLQEAITHATEQEQGVSYCYQRLEFLGDSVLDLLITWHLFLSHPDIDPGELTDLRSASVNNENFAQVAVRRNLQQHLQHHSGSLLSQITEYVKFISEPHTSRSLQGTKGPKALGDMVESIAGAILIDTNLNIDEVWRIYEPLLSPIVTPDKLELPPLRKLNELCDSLGYFIKEKCIKKGDMVHAELSLQLKDALLIGRGCERGRKAAKGEAACQLLKELENRGISCSRSASQKRKLDSEHHSDSSAFDMDIDVDNQISVKNSSEPNKRHKINEVQLPVESNRVSSPFNNCSEKACIPNNGTPVIASIKTKKGGPRTSLYELCKKVQWPMPTFETTESKSRTPIELGEGSEKRTGFSSFVSRIDLHIPGFGSIECTGDARADKKSSLDSVALVTLYELQRRGKVIIGGS
- the LOC122294088 gene encoding endoribonuclease Dicer homolog 3a isoform X1 yields the protein MNETRDSNALDDDLSLQESSFSSECYKPRSYQSKMFEVAMRRNTIAVLETGAGKTLIAVMLIKDIAQAIKSSGNKKLIIFLAPTVHLVNQQFEYIKIHTNLEVGDYYGAKGVDEWSLKSWEKEIIKQDVLVMTPQVFLDVLRKAFLSLETVCLMIIDECHRATGNHPYTKIMKEFYHKSNGKPKIFGMTASPVVRKGVSSTADCEDQISELEMMLDSQIYTVEDRTEMEVYVPSAKETCRFYDKAQMPSPVLKAIIEALWSKHDASLTELQQSLQSRYKDMDEKHKMLQKRLSNAHSKILYCLDDLGLLCAYEAVKVCLEKVPNTKEECEVHGESSLQYRYFLDAVLHIIGEYFPLGDENLLGSGSNYSKAVDLGYVSPKLYELILIFQSLRGAGQVLCLIFVERIVTAKVIERFVKKVSSLSHFTVSYLTGSSTSADSLPPKMQKETLESFRSGKVNLLFATDVVEEGIHVPNCSCVIRFDLPKTVRSYVQSRGRARQNNSQFIVMLERGNAKQRDQLFDIIRSERSMTDAAINRDPDAFILKACTIKDTDAYYVDATGASVTADSSVSLIHRYCEKLPGDKYFVPKPTFQFSYLGGSYECKMILPPNAAFQTIVGPVSRNSHLAKQLVCLEACKKLHQMGALDDHLLPSIELPSEQDIIVQSKESTSGAGTTKRKELHGTTFIRALSGTWGEKDEAIFQVYKFDFCCNIPWELYSGFVLLIETKLDDDVGNIELELYLVSKMVKSSVSFCGQVRLEPEQMMKAKLFQEFFFNGLFGRLFFRSKSAGAPREFLLQKETKSLWNTSNMYLLLPLENTSSPEPYRINWMGINSCVSAVEILKKGALLGTERFNGETGNSAPCIDGFLETKCNSADFIHLADNLVDINNLKDIVVLAIHTGKIYSVVKIMSNTSAESPFDGSTDTAPSEYTSFAEYFDKKYGITLMYPGQPLLQLKQSHNPHNLLVNFGDEGTNGNTLEAGVLIKKPHIHVHMPPELLIRIDLSREVLRSFYLLPSVMYRLESLMLASQLRGEIDSCSSNFHISSTLILEALTTLRCCENFSMERLELLGDSVLKYAVSCYLFLNYPEKHEGQLTARRSWAVCNATLHKLGTAHKLQGYIRDSAFDPRRWVAPGQCSLRPVPCKCGVDTLEVPLDGKFQTKDPKIVVGKCCDRGHRWMGSKTIADCVEALIGAYYFGGGLVAAVHIMKWLGIDAELDPSLVAQAITTASLRSYVPKTNEIATLESKLQYKFSVKGLLQEAITHATEQEQGVSYCYQRLEFLGDSVLDLLITWHLFLSHPDIDPGELTDLRSASVNNENFAQVAVRRNLQQHLQHHSGSLLSQITEYVKFISEPHTSRSLQGTKGPKALGDMVESIAGAILIDTNLNIDEVWRIYEPLLSPIVTPDKLELPPLRKLNELCDSLGYFIKEKCIKKGDMVHAELSLQLKDALLIGRGCERGRKAAKGEAACQLLKELENRGISCSRSASQKRKLDSEHHSDSSAFDMDIDVDNQISVKNSSEPNKRHKINEVQLPVESNRVSSPFNNCSEKACIPNNGTPVIASIKTKKGGPRTSLYELCKKVQWPMPTFETTESKSRTPIELGEGSEKRTGFSSFVSRIDLHIPGFGSIECTGDARADKKSSLDSVALVTLYELQRRGKVIIGGS